In Pseudodesulfovibrio hydrargyri, a single window of DNA contains:
- a CDS encoding peptidylprolyl isomerase, which produces MKILLQSLFACAVMVLLACPAAQAQDPENTLYLDLADGRVVIEMRPDLAPKHVARIKELARMKFYDGIVFHRVIDGFMAQTGDPTGTGRGGSGQNLPAEFSNAPFQRGTVGMARATDPDSADSQFFICFAPAPFLDGQYTVWGQVTSGMEFVDKIKKGTGQSGMVSNPDKIVRLRVAADVK; this is translated from the coding sequence ATGAAAATCCTGCTGCAATCCCTCTTCGCCTGCGCCGTCATGGTCCTGCTGGCCTGCCCGGCCGCCCAGGCCCAGGACCCGGAAAACACCCTCTACCTGGATCTCGCCGACGGGCGGGTGGTCATAGAAATGCGCCCCGACCTGGCCCCCAAACACGTGGCCCGAATCAAGGAACTGGCGCGCATGAAATTCTACGACGGCATCGTCTTCCACCGGGTCATCGACGGCTTCATGGCTCAGACCGGGGATCCCACCGGCACCGGCCGGGGCGGCTCCGGCCAGAACCTGCCCGCCGAGTTCAGCAACGCCCCGTTCCAGCGCGGCACCGTGGGCATGGCCCGCGCCACGGACCCGGACAGCGCGGACAGCCAGTTCTTCATCTGCTTTGCCCCGGCTCCGTTCCTCGACGGCCAGTACACGGTCTGGGGCCAGGTCACCTCGGGCATGGAGTTCGTGGACAAGATCAAGAAGGGGACCGGCCAGAGCGGCATGGTCAGCAACCCGGACAAGATCGTCCGCCTGCGCGTGGCCGCCGACGTAAAGTAA
- a CDS encoding response regulator, which produces MAKILIAEDDRISQKLAAKIVEELGHTAFVSPHGKHAYETLMANNDIDLLLTDIMMPEMDGQQLIKTLRGDQQFNDLPIIIMSAVVGISDISNLLKLGATLFLAKPLERAELQGYIARCLGNGGKHLNN; this is translated from the coding sequence ATGGCCAAGATACTGATCGCCGAGGATGACCGCATATCCCAGAAACTCGCCGCCAAGATCGTCGAGGAGCTGGGGCACACCGCATTTGTCAGCCCGCATGGGAAGCACGCCTACGAAACGCTCATGGCCAACAACGACATCGACCTGCTGCTGACCGACATCATGATGCCCGAGATGGACGGCCAGCAGCTGATCAAGACCCTGCGCGGCGACCAGCAGTTCAACGACCTGCCGATCATCATCATGTCCGCCGTGGTCGGCATAAGCGACATCTCCAACCTGCTCAAGCTCGGTGCCACCCTGTTCCTGGCCAAGCCGCTGGAACGCGCGGAACTGCAGGGCTACATCGCCCGTTGCCTCGGCAACGGCGGCAAGCACCTGAACAACTGA